Below is a genomic region from Eupeodes corollae chromosome 1, idEupCoro1.1, whole genome shotgun sequence.
CACAGGATCCAATCCAATTGGGTAAACACCTTCGACGTCTGTTGTAGGGTTAAGTTGAAGATGCTTATTGGTCATGACTGTCGACTCGTTGTAGCTAACTCTCCAAGTCGAGCCAAAGATATTGAAGGATTTGGAGAAGACATCATTGTACATGAAACCGGTATACATTGAGAATACTCCCATGAGCAAAATGATATAGCGACCGCCAAAGAATATTGTCCAGATCTCTCCAGCACGAACCCTTTGCAATTTCCTCTCCCATATGCACATCCATGCACCGAACAATAGCAAAATAAAACCGTGACCCAAATCACCGAACATCACGGCGAACAGGAATGGGAAAGTGATAATGGTGTACAGAGCCGGATTGGCCTCGCGGTAAGTAGCAACACCATAAGCATCAATGAGATTTTGGAAGCCCCGAGTGAATCTGTTGGTGCGATTGTAGGTTGGTGGGGCCTCATTAGTATcaataacattcaaaaatgaTGGAATAGTACTCCCAACTGCTGCTGATCCATCTGACAGAGCCTTTTGTACGATTGGTAGATCCTGGGTTGGTACCCAGCACTCCCCGATTAAACACTTCTTAGTGACGTCCATGTTAAACAAGTTCAGCGTATGGTAGATTGCTTTCATTTTCTTCACCATGATGCTCCATGTTGGCAAATTTTTCGATACAGTAGCTAATACCCTGCTGCGATGATCTTCGGTCTGACTCAAGACCAGCTTCAAGTCTTCCAACCGAGTACGAACACCCTTTACCATATCTTCTCGTTCTGTGTGCGAACTTGGACATGGATACATCGATGCATGAAAGCCAGTGCACACCTTTTTGATTCGGTTCTTGAGCTGTTCACCTTGGAAGAATGCCACAAAAACGGTCTTATAGATAGGATGACCCGTTGCTGGATCCTTTAAGGGCTCATCCAAATCGGAAcgtttaagaaaaacattaccgCGTGAAATACGCCACAACATTCGCTCAAAACCAAAAACCCTTTCTCGATTTATGACACCAGCCACGAAACCCAAACGACCACGATTCTGGTTGACAGTATGTTCGTCGGTTGGTAAATTAGTGCGCATAGAGTCCAAGTTTAGAACTTCTTGATCGGAGAAAAAACCTTGAGTATTCTCCAGAACTTGACGCAATTCGGTGAGTTCCAAATAGTTTGACTTAAGGTTTACTTCGTTTTGAGCCAACTCAAGAATTTCATTTTCGGTCTTCTCTAAATGGGCTTCCAGATCAATGATCTCTCTTGGATTGGGAGCCCTTGGGATATCGTCAATTATATCGGGCAAAACGAttccatctttttttatttctgtctcAATATAGCGAATCTTTCGTTCAAGTTCGTCACAACGTCGTACTTCGGTAACAAATTTACGTTGGAATGCATTGACGCCATTGTTTAActgaaattaaacaaacacaattttttagataagttttggttttgattatttaacaatttataatttaatttgaagttttagagaaagaagaaaattttgcaatatttatttCCATAGTTCTTAAAAAGACAAAAGAAACATGTTCGCCGTAGAATCGAAAACACCATCataaaagtcaaaatatcaGACTTGCTTTTccaaaaaaccaaacattttaaatctaaCCTTCTTGAACCAACCAGTCTTCACTTCTTAAGGATTGTGATTCttaatttcactttaaaatGAGAAAgcagaagattttttttataatttaaagacactcaaggggttattagtaccctttctatgtttatatttaaacacagtgcgggCTTTAGGAAAACGGGAAAGGATTTAAGACGAGATACCCGTTCACATTATTctcaaagttctgaacatcaaaatgggggaaaaacagagtttaccaaagcattctacattctcgatgtgcggtttaagGAATAGTCTCTGCAcacccgaaattgagctcaagagtaaactgatgagcattcttgGAATTTGGAGTACTGTTTTAGTTGTATTGTTTAAGtggtggaatgcaactgtctAGTTCAACAgaatattgttgaaaatatcGATAGAACAACGAaaagcatgaaacattgcggcggtgttcgaggggtgtaaatgttttaataaaagttctatcgcctatcatttttaaagcccgtTTTTGAATTCTGAGATTCGAATTTGTTTTGGAGGCACCTGCCAACATGAGAATTATATTTAAGCTTTgaacggatgaaggctttgtaaattacagctaGAAAAAAAGGGGTGTAAAGTTTCTTGCACCGTAGCTTCGGAGAAATCCtcagcacctagcagcattttcaGTAATGTTGAATATGTTATTATGCCATAAGAGGTTATCTGTGATATACATACCCAGTAATAAATGTTGACTAGTTCCCTGGATTAAAGTGCCACTTATAGATATCAGCATCGAAGATGGGTTACGCTTTAATGACAGGAGACAGTACtgagtttttaaagcattaaattctacacggttcgTAATTCCCCACTGGACAATGCTATCGACATCAGAATTTAATGGGCTTACCATATGCTGCTATTGAAGTTCCACATGCGAAGGACAAGAATGTCGTCatcgaaacagtttaatggattagaagtggcaaaGATCATTTGTAAATATACGAAAGGgattcggagacaaaacggagccctgggagataccagcgtttattttatgagttttagaTTTGAAACCATCGAATACCACTAGTTTGAACGGTTATAAAGGTAGTTTCTAATGCAATGAAGAAGAGATAAAAAATCTTGgtaccaaactctatcaaatggttttgaaatatcaagttcttactttctttaaaacaatGTTAAGATTCGTTCCACTgttagatgaaccatgagatcaccagcaGCGGACCTATTGATACGACAACCATACTGCCGGACATTAAATAGTTTctgttcttcgagatatttcttaagctgataataattaatcagcgtttccatgaccttggaaagaagtgacatgagtgctattggacgatagttggagggggaggaggattcgcttTTTTTAGGGACAAGCTGGAttaatgctgttttccatcctctTGGAAAAAGACCTGTAAAATAGGAAAGAcagaaaagcttacgcagtggttttgccaacgAAGAAGATCACCGCTTCAGAACAATATAAGAGATACTTTCCAGGCCGGTGAATTTGTAAACGTGAAGATCTTTCAGTATTCTTCCAACTGCACGAGTGTGAAAGTAAATTTGTCCCATAAATCGTTAACGCTCCCAAGAACGGGAGGCTCATGACACTCTTtagtagcgtcgaattaacagacAACTGTGTtgcaacaaattatttttattaatgaagcTTACAAAGGAAGTGTCATTATGAACTAGctttggaaccgaggatgacttGGTGGCATACAAAACGTCATTCATATATTTAGACTGTTGCAGGTCTTTCTAGTTTGTTTGAACTTAATCCGGTTTTCCTCAGAGgtgttggctttataacaacggaaactcacgtttctgatcctaataaccttttttttcagttcgaaTAATCCCATGAGCTTTCTTTGTATTGGCTAAATTTCACCCTATTCAGGATAAAAGTCTCATTCCACTCGCTACTAGATCTGTATCTTGCCAGCGATGTTGGTAAGTTTATGCTTTACAGCCTGCTTTTAGCACCTGGTTTTTCCAAGCAcgatttactttttgtatgtttgaatttcaggttgatcatcaattttttcaattcgagacttcaaaaacttaaacacatTTGACTTAGTGCGTGATTTTGACTGCTTAGAATGGAACTCACTGTACTATATGCAAAATGTAAATGATCAAGTCAGGCTTTTACGGCAAACGTCGATCAGCTTTTTGAGAGGCATATTCCTAGGCTGAATAGCGACATCTCTGCTCTGATGTCACGACGTGATGCCGCCTACAGTCAATGGAGACGTTACAAACTGGAGGACTGCAGTTGCAAATTGCATTGCAGACTGCGTAATTAAGTTGTCGTAACGGTCAGAACGGCAAAatactttattatgaaaaaaaaacttatttctttaaCCTCTggcaaaaaattatggaaaaaatctGCGTGAAATCGGTATTGGCAAACAATCTATAAACCTTTTGGTGACGTCGATTGTGATGCACTCCCTTACTGAGAAGGAACCAACTGCTATTAAAAGCTCtctgagttttataagaatacaagaggAAGACATTGTAGAAGCAATTatatcgattaaatctaatgctaaatcagtctggttttcgacctaagcgcagctgcaaatccaccttactttttgtaacggatgaaataagaatggctatggacagtgatcatgttacattgctaacactgttagattattcaaaagcttttgatatatTAACtactcaattttttgtatttagaaaggtgcgaattaactttgggttttcttaagAGTCCTGcaagcttgttctttcgtatttcagcggaaggcaacaatgcgtggtggccaatagatactcgtccacatttctcaatgttttgagtagagtgccacagggatatattcttggaccaatcctcttttcactttacataaatgagttatCACAAGTTgttaaacattgtttaattcatctttatgctgatgatatgcAGCTTctgataagtcgaccttttggggctaaaaatgatgccatagctttaatgaacgaggatctgctccgcatttcacagtggtcaaaaaagaacgatctccACATTAAACCAGTCAAATCAACATCCCTCCCCATCTGTTGAAACTTGACGACAATACCATTGAATATGTAagcactgctagaaacctaggagtagtattcaatcgcactctcacttgggatgaccatcttaatagtgccattggtaaagtctatggaagtctccaccatcttcaagtcactcgaaatttcatcccgatcaaaactaaactgctacttgcGAAGGCCCTTATACTACCAATTGGGCTGTAGTggtgtgaaatcttttgtaaactagGCTGTGTGACTAGCCGCAAATTAAATGTTGCTTACAACAATATTGCCCGCTATATTTGTGATCGTTATTATCACATATCCATTTTTGCGGTACGGATTTCTGGTTGTAGCCTAAACACTTTAATAAACTTTCGCTCTCTGATATACctgcatgaaatcatccaaacacaataacctgattatctatacggtaagctaaatttccctcattcaacaaggttcttgctttaatattaccccgatacaattttctaaatactgagcgtcaattttgtattcatattttaCTCCTTTCGAACTCTctgcccggatagtattccccctattgttcttaagaggtgttcttcaacgctattaaaaccactgcgtaagcttttccatctttcctactctacaggtctcttcccgagtggatggaaaacagcatttgtacagcctgtccctaaaaaaggcgaatcatcctccctctctaactatcgtccaatagcactcacgtcccttctttccaaggtcatggaaacgctgattaattatcagcttaagaaatatcttgaagaatggaagcttcttaatgaccggcagtatggctttcgtagcaataggtccactggtgatctcatggtttatctctccaaccagtggaacaaatctttacatcgttttggaaaaattaagattattgcacttgatatttcaaaagcatttgatagagtttggaaccaagctctcttatcgaaaatgcgtacttTTGGTAaagatgaatcccttcttcgttgggttagaaattacctttcagacCGTTAAATTCAAGTAGTGTTGGAcgagttcaaatctgatattcaaaaaataaacgctggttgccctagggctccgttttgtctccgactttcttccttatttttataaatgatcttttggctgaaacttctaacccactaaattgtttcgctgatgatagcttttcaatttcgttttaagattctcatccttgttcttcggatgtggaatttcaacggcagcgtatgataagcccattaaattctgatctcgacagcattgtacaatggggaatcaaaaaccgtgtagaatttagtgcttcgaaaactcaatgctgtctcctgtcgttaaagtgtaacccacccccgatgccgctttccatgagtggcacttgcatccaagaaacaaatcaactgtcagtacttggtatgtgtatcacagatcaccttttatgaaacgatcatatatttgatattgccaaaaatgatgccaggtgcttaggatttctccgacgacggtgcaagaaatgtttcaccccttctgatctggctgtaatttacaaagtcttcatccgtccaaagcttgaatataattcgcatatctgggcaggtgcccctaaaacaagtataagtattttggacaggatccaaaaaagagctttgaaaatgataggcaatAGAACTATAACGGAAACAATTACCTCatttgaacaccgccgcaatgtttcatgcctttcgttgttctacctatatttttataaacagttttctattgaattagccagttgcatttccccCCTAAAACAGTTCAGCCGTAATATTCGTAGTTCTAGGAATGCACCTCAGTTTAACCTTAAACTCAATTTCGGACATActttcaagtatagagattctttttttaaccgcacatcgagaatgtggaatgctttacccagctctgtttttccctatcattttgatattcaaaactcttAGAGCAATGTGCATGGGTATCTCCTATTtgatccttccctattttcctaaagctcgcactgtgtttaaaattcaaacatgttaagggtattagtaaccccttgagtgcccgtttattatttttaaaaaaatgtcctaccttgtaagcgatttttgaaataaataaaatacaaactttgtTACGATAcaatgtgcctagaggcggttgCGTATTTGTTAGATTcggaggtaagaaacaagtctaggatGTTGGTGGATTtgcctgcaacgtcagggattccaGTTGGATTAACGAGCTGAGTTTTGTGAATTATAACTTAGAACTTGAAGTATTCCGTTTTAGAGGTGCAACCCAAAAAAAGGTACTAAAAACATAAATGTAAGGAAATACACTTTCCCTTacgcaaaaaaacaaacaacaaaattaatgagaCCCAAATGCAACGGATTATCCAatttgcggttttaaaagtataggtCTGGAATGCGACATTTGTCAAATTAAGTTGTTgagccgtttttttttttcagatgaaagtttgacatttacgaGAATGGAttgcttaactatcgcacagcgcatacaaatatatatataatatatatacaaaaatgctgattctgccacagccacataattaacatgaaaaatatataaataaatattatatgtgtttaatttttcttgtcatgaaaaagtgctttctcaaactagccgttcggattcggcataaaattgtaggtcccctccattcctgacaacattactcggacacaggaatggttgagagttgtaagtcactaggccctggttcacaacggactgttgcgccaccccatttgatttgattttttttttgatgtgtttaatttacgtttacttttgaagccgcaaaatggataaccctgtatttaTGTTAATTTCTAAGTCCACGAAGAGATCCCTTAGTTATGTGATTACCTAATTAAATTTTGGCAAACAGTGTATTGATTATGAAGGACTAATTCTGCGTAATAAATGTCCTTAGttgcatttatttttgtcatcaaattaaaattaacataatgACTACATAGCGACGCATTCAAAAAATGCACATAAAATGGTCTACAAATCACAaatgtgtttatatttaaagccaACAATTCGTAACGCACTATAGTTCTTCACACTTCTAGCTAGACAAATTGAAGCCCacctatacaatttttgtttttattgccatgttctcaaaactataaaaataaaattaaatattttctcacTACCAGCGATCATCACACACGGCAGATGACATAAATATATAGCTAACCTAgtattatgtataaataaactttatcatgcgtttaaataaaacaaatttttcaaaacgaaaataaaaacgactctttttaaattaggtccatcataaatcaaacaaaaaatgatgatgataaaaataaattcatttttaagcaCTTGAACTTGacagtttaaattttctttaattttatattttatatgttatTTAGTAGAGCGTGTGtcgaacttaaatttaaaaaaatatagcctCCATTCATAAAATCAATACTTTCTATATTCACttgatcaaaattaaaaataataataactccATAGTTACTCGTACCTTTCCTCAATAAAACATTCATCAAATGTAAACACAAatactaaattataaaaactgttTTGATTAGCCATGATCCATGAAATTATAATCCAACAGCAAGTAACATTATTTCCATCAATAATAATTCCTCAAATTAATCTAAATAAACTTACATCACGAAATTGAACGCATCCAGTTTCTCCCAGTTCCGACACAGACGTGTATGCCGCCTCTGGCTGTATAAACATTTGGCACAGAGCCATCTCTTCGCTGCGGAACATGTCCCCCATGATGAAGACTTATGATTGCcctgtaagaaaaaaaatattgttttgaataaaagaattaaaagaaaatttcaaaaacactaaaaaaacaaataaaaaggctCAAAATCAATCTTAATGTTTAACGATCaaacattgttttgaaaaaagaacgaaaaaataCCTTCAGCTACatattgtaaattttctttttattatttttggataGTTGTTCATTTGCTAGcattttttagttcaaaaacttaagatcaTGTTTAAAAGCTAACTAGCAGTTTTCTTTGTTAATagagttttttaatattattttaaaaatggctCCTTATAATACTTTCGAAATAAGATCTGATTTCGAATCTAAACATTGATCTTAAATATCCGCTCAGCattatttgtgtatattttaatatatttcaaaaacttgatattataATCAAATTATTGGACGATGGATTCGTTGGCAaacaaacattgttttcaatctGTTTTACccttttcagttgaaaaaccttTCGACACAAAtggtttaatatttctttaagataAATTTGAGACATATGAAATCAAACGCAACctatgaagatttttcgaacatTTTATAAGATATAGTTTTGGAATACTATCACCAATTGTATCAATAAAAAATGGCTTCGAAAAGCCACAGAACTAATATCTTAATAACCTtaggtaggtatgtaggtacatGGCAGTCACAAGCAGCCCTTGCTGCGCAACTTAATTAGCGCTACAAAGCACCGTTttggtattgaaaaataaaaatataggaaAATACTTGACGGATTGAACTGAGTTTTAGGAAGATTATGTTTTGGGAAAAAGTCTCAAATctccttttttgacaaaaaagaaCTCTTCTATTAATAAACCACTCATTTTGAGGACTTCCAACAAAgttcaatgttttttatttacaaaagtcTATAACTTCTTTAAATGGCAAagcataattttgatttcaatattgaaTAATACCCCTACGTCTTGTGTCCCTTGTCCTCGTAAAAAAAAGCACATTTCCTTACCTAATATTTTAGCAGACTTCCTCTGTCCTCATTTATTGTAACAACCTCGTTACTCGAAATTACGAGGTTTTCAACAATGACTTGTTACCCAAACTCGAAGATACGAGGTGTTGCTTTTTATGCATTACAAAAGCGAATAATAATATAACTGTTGTCTTCTTttgaaacttttcttaaaattcttatCTTACAACCTTCAATTTTGCCGTAAT
It encodes:
- the LOC129953775 gene encoding V-type proton ATPase 116 kDa subunit a 1-like is translated as MGDMFRSEEMALCQMFIQPEAAYTSVSELGETGCVQFRDLNNGVNAFQRKFVTEVRRCDELERKIRYIETEIKKDGIVLPDIIDDIPRAPNPREIIDLEAHLEKTENEILELAQNEVNLKSNYLELTELRQVLENTQGFFSDQEVLNLDSMRTNLPTDEHTVNQNRGRLGFVAGVINRERVFGFERMLWRISRGNVFLKRSDLDEPLKDPATGHPIYKTVFVAFFQGEQLKNRIKKVCTGFHASMYPCPSSHTEREDMVKGVRTRLEDLKLVLSQTEDHRSRVLATVSKNLPTWSIMVKKMKAIYHTLNLFNMDVTKKCLIGECWVPTQDLPIVQKALSDGSAAVGSTIPSFLNVIDTNEAPPTYNRTNRFTRGFQNLIDAYGVATYREANPALYTIITFPFLFAVMFGDLGHGFILLLFGAWMCIWERKLQRVRAGEIWTIFFGGRYIILLMGVFSMYTGFMYNDVFSKSFNIFGSTWRVSYNESTVMTNKHLQLNPTTDVEGVYPIGLDPVWQLAENKIIFLNTYKMKLSIIFGVIHMFFGVCMSVVNFNHFQKRVSIFLEFLPQVLFLTLLFGYMVFMMFFKWVKYTAKTDIPADRPGCAPSVLIMFINMMLFKSTEPLKTCDEYMFESQHMVQLIFISIGLICIPWMLLGKPIYVKLTRKNQGHVKINGDVNQGMELTPETDSPLPLGSDGHEGGHNEEEEPMSEIFIHQAIHTIEYVLSTISHTASYLRLWALSLAHAQLSEVLWSMVLSLGMQSSSYTGSIMLFFIFGAWTLFTLAILVMMEGLSAFLHTLRLHWVEFMSKFYAGLGYAFQPFSFKLILEAEEEE